From Salvelinus sp. IW2-2015 linkage group LG18, ASM291031v2, whole genome shotgun sequence, a single genomic window includes:
- the LOC111978668 gene encoding CREB3 regulatory factor yields MPQPGSSGMEPFFGEAYGTHGLSVTSETFTISPTGGSIESDQCVVVMLGPPALSLCRGQQRGCELLSDLLEDSTTDDTHTSERRWDVSALDDITRYTKGSPERTPPSCERSSILPEGSREEPWLSQRPGGRQLSNPTDLTPCVGLMTGHLPLAGRDPGPWNQEAGGRESEARKGLHQVVQEERVSLPVDLEGHSEEHNYSLQSELDTESSQGTDCDIXEEEKEEEDEKEEGREAMEEVKEKEELQHHVRPKKRWCYWECSLYSEADLGRDGERDSRRAKGRDEGKDEEKDGGDIIWGPSTLPSTMCLIEGTSTNGKQGQRKARRTDASDLTPSPVKLQSLGEQLHTLSSALEGMTPVSDLPVTARAPTRKERNKLASRACRLKKKAQHEANKIKLWGLNQEYDGLLGAVLQIKELIRQRVESREEDTERGALRERLEDILKESAGPRVAGQGKVFVERILKNHAGGQSTRETQGEGGSSNPSL; encoded by the exons ATGCCTCAG cCAGGTAGCAGTGGGATGGAGCCTTTCTTCGGTGAGGCGTATGGGACCCATGGGTTATCTGTAACTTCAGAGACATTCACCATCTCTCCTACAGGGGGCAGCATAGAGTCAGATCAG tgtgtggtggtgatgttggGGCCCCCAGCCCTGTCCCTTTGTCGAGGCCAGCAGCGTGGATGTGAGCTACTCAGTGATCTCTTAGAAGACTCGACCActgatgacacacacacctccGAGCGTCGCTGGGACGTCTCGGCCCTGGATGACATTACACGCTATACCAAAGGCAGCCCCGAGAGGACGCCACCGAGCTGCGAGCGCTCTTCCATCTTACCTGAG GGAAGCAGAGAAGAACCATGGTTGTCCCAGAGACCAGGGGGCAGGCAGCTGAGCAACCCTACAGACCTCACACCCTGTGTGGGGTTAATGACTGGACACCTCCCCTTGGCTGGGAGAGATCCAGGGCCCTGGAACCAAGAGGCTGGAGGGCGGGAAAGTGAAGCTAGGAAAGGGCTGCATCAGGTGGTTCAGGAGGAGAGGGTATCACTTCCTGTGGATCTGGAGGGCCACAGTGAAGAACATAACTACTCTCTACAGAGTGAGCTAGACACTGAGTCTAGTCAAGGAACAGACTGTGATATTRgagaggaggagaaagaggaagaagatgagaaagaggaggggagagaagccaTGGAGGAAGTGAAGGAAAAGGAGGAGCTTCAGCACCACGTGAGACCAAAGAAACGCTGGTGTTACTGGGAATGTAGCCTCTACAGTGAGGCAGAcctggggagagatggagagagagatagcaggagagccaaagggagagatgagggaaaggatgaagagaaagatggaggggacATCATCTGGGGCCCTAGCACCCTACCCAGCACCATGTGCCTGATAGAGGGGACCTCCACCAATG GTAAGCAAGGCCAGAGGAAAGCCCGTCGTACAGACGCCAGTGACCTAACCCCTAGCCCTGTGAAGCTACAGAGCCTGGGGGAGCAGCTCCACACACTCAGCTCTGCTCTGGAGGGCATGACTCCTGTCAGTGACCTGCCTGTTACTGCCAGGGCACCAACACGAAAGGAGAGGAACAAACTGGCCTCCag aGCGTGTCGACTGAAAAAGAAAGCCCAGCATGAGGCCAACAAAATCAAACTGTGGGGGCTGAACCAAGAGTATG ATGGCCTGCTGGGGGCAGTGCTGCAGATAAAGGAGCTGATCCGCCAGAgagtggagagcagagaggaagacacAGAGCGAGGCgctctgagagagagactggaggacaTTCTGAAGGAATCAGCTG ggccaCGTGTAGCAGGTCAAGGCAAAGTGTTTGTGGAGAGGATCTTGAAGAACCATGCCGGGGGACAGAGCACCAGAGAGACTCAGGGAGAAGGAGGGTCATCGAACCCTAGCCTCTAA